Part of the Nicotiana sylvestris chromosome 2, ASM39365v2, whole genome shotgun sequence genome, acaaaactgaaacttaaactaataaaatttaaatgagtagaagacatccttataattccaaacttcatttacttgccatgttgaagctcttcacaacatgagtttaaaagatatgtacctgatattggaagcaaaagaaaatgaagatgaaaatcagcaacagtaataacagtgcaacagcaacaactgcccagcaacagtaacaaaccggtaacagaccggtggagtagtaatcccaaaaacaaaagctttaagctttaaatgaaacaacaaccattaatactaatttcaaacaaagaaagaaagcagtagattttttagcttttatttttattttgaaagcttaaatattttttcggaatttttctctcttctattctctgtccgttttttctctctatctgtgtgtgtattttttctcgtcTGTATGTGTTCTCTCTCTGTATTTCTGTTCTTCTAtgtcttcaagacttcacatatataacacatcccataaaccttttaatcaattaaatcaatactttttctctacccaacccattatctttccactcatccccattacattaaataaacatatcacaccaccccattatattttgtcccccatgcttcatttaaaataatgcaagattccccctttaaattaaatcttgtcccccctttatattaaacaactatatcacaacccaccccatttcattttgtcccccatgcttcaaataaacaatttcaaaatgtacaattcctaaactacccctcacgaccttactgaaattaccaaactacccctgaacgtactacaaattaccaaactacccatcagctataacacatcatttaatcaaacataaccaaaatatagacaatatgattaatttctaacaatgttcaaacaacaaatttcatgaacatgatttcttcaacatttcaacaacaaagcacatgaacatgatttcaacaacatttcaacaacaaatcacatgaacacaaattgaacaacaaagaacaactaaaatttgattgaacaatattttagcaacaaacaatcctattttcggattcaacaacaacaacaaacaagtatatttagatttctaaattcaataatattgaacttaaaatcaactactctaacaacattacaacaaacaattcctataaacaagattatgagacaaattcaagaaataatcataaatgataaacaaaaaatcaaactatacacatttcggattcaagatcaaacaaacataatatgaacatgaattaaatctaaaaataaaaacgatggattcaaatgattaaaaccaacatacttcccttattacaactaaattcttttaggcaaatgacaaaacaaaacctaagaagaaacaattatgaacttaagcttgaacttaacaatattaacaatttccggaaaatacataaaatacatgaaacaaattgaagaaacaattaattaaacttcaatttgtatctaactaatattaaactaacaaatattcatttaaacaataatacaaacatgaaataaacatgaaaacaactaattaaacttctattttgaaatctgaaaattaattttaacaaagcatatgaacaaactagaaaattattttaacgatgaacaacgaacaaaacaagaatcaaatatttagcgattttggatccgaaaacaacgaacaagatatggacgaaatttgaaacataaaccaactaaccgattcaaaacaacgacgaagaaacgaagaagacgaagcttGCATTGAAGAAGAACTTTGAAGCAGTAGCAACGGCGTTATCATGGCAGCAGCACGACGcttgctcgtccatggcggagaagcagcagctcggaggagaAGGAACAACAGCAACACGAGTAACAGAAATGTGCGAAGAGGCAGCAGCGACGCAGCAGCACGACGGAGCAACGGTGGAGCTCGTTTTTGGGCTGGTTTCGAGCAGCTCTCATTGCTGCGTTTTGGAGAACGGAGCAGCTTGGTCGCTTGGACTTGAAGTTGAGAAGATGGAAGCAGAAGGCCCTCCATGGATGACGAAGGAACAACAGTAGCAACTGCAACGACTGgaagaaaacgcagcaacaatggCGGACGTGAAGCTACTCCAATGGTCATTTGGTTTCGACAACGGGAAATGGGGGGagaaagcagccatggctgctcgtgttggggtcgatgggacgatggagaatgtcgtgtgtgtgtgtctgtgtgttgaggtggtggaggcgtgaggaagggcagccatgggaggtggagaagcttgaggaagaagaaaaagaagataggaggggtgggggcggatgacttcttagttttttagggttttttcttctttttttcttttgttttgtgttgtttgtaagataataggggtgttgggttatggactgggtcgacccagttcgaaatggactgggtcgtagggaagattgggccattttttgggcctgtggcttgaaattgaagaagaggcctaattccgactttctttatatttttgctttcttttcttcttttatttctctaaaactaaattataaaaatacttaaactattattaagaactaaattaagttataaaagcgcaaattaactcccaataacaattaacgcacaattaagtaataattaagcataaaattgtatatttggacattaaatgctaaaaatgcaaatgatgcctatttttgtaatttttattttttgtaaaacaaattcaattactaacaattgtagaattaaatcttacatgcaaaatgcgacatatttttgtatatttttattaatttagcaaataaacatgcacagacaaatgcaaataattattcaaaatatcacaaaattgcacaccaaagaaaaatcattttatttttgaattttgttttgggagtaattctcatatagggcaaaaatcacgtgcttacagatgcAACTTCTATACTTGGTGAGAACACGACCATCAATACTGAATGCTGATTCTGATGCTACAGTAGTAATCGGGATACTAAGAAGTTTCGTGAAATGGATGTTATCATGCATTGGAAGAATCATTCTGGAAAATATCCTGACCAATCAGTAATGGCGCGAGATTTACATGCAGCCATTTCAATTCCATCTTTAGCTCTGccaatttttttgaaataaagcTACACATCTGATGTTAACTTAGtttttttctgacttggttctgCAGAATCATTTACCTCCACAACCTCCTCAATATGTTCATGTGTTCCATTTGAATCATCCATTGATCTTCCTGTAACGAAATTTCAAGAAGTGTTAAGTTTATAAAGTAAACATCACTGCCGCTAATAAGAGTTTTAGTATGGTATATTCATTCATATCCAAAAGAGTAGTTGGTAGTATCATAAATTCATAATCTTTCTTTCTTTAATCCTCCCGAGAACGTACATTAAAAGCTGGCTAATCCTTTCATAAATTAATATATTTCTTGCATTGCAGCAAGATTTCCATTAATTTATTTTAGTTACTTCTAGcttaactttttatatttttaattaattgtcttaacaCAAATCAACACATAAATCTAAAGCCGTCAAAatatagtaaataaataaaaacgaaagcctaaatatgatccatatacatatacatatgcaTATAGAATAGACATAAACCCAAAGtaaaatagaaaaatatatatgcatGGGAATAAAATATGAAGCAAACAGATCTTAGTCATGTATATAATGGATTGAATAGTCCAATTATTGAACTTATTTATTTGTAACAGTTaactcaagaaaaaaaaaactaattaccTTGTAGTGAGTCGTCGATGCCGAAGATCAAGAAAGAGGTAGCGATAAGAAATTGAGGATTGAGGGGAGGTAGACATAAAGTTGCGGTAGTATGTTGACTATTGAGGAAGAAAAGTTTATGATTAGGGTACAAGACTTACGTCTTTAGCCCATTTTAAATCtttacttcctttttttttaatttaaaatttgaaTTAACTAAATTATTGGCCCGTGGGCCAGCCTCAGTCAAGCCTCAAGGGCCACAAGCTAACTTGGGCCGAGCTTCTTAGCCTCGATTATAGAATGAGCTTAAAATATCTTAGCCTAACCCTACCCTAGTAGCGGGTTGGGTTGAGCTGGCCTCATGGGCTAAGCTCATTTTGACGGCTCTAGGAATAGAGATACTGATTTCATTATGTAGTTTGTGATTCACGGCGTTTCGGGTCTTGGGATAGTTGTGTACATTCGAGAGTGATTATTATATATGCCAAGCGACATCTTAAATTGCTTATTTAAAAATGTTCTTGTTAGTTGTTggcttttatgtttttatttcatttccgcaaatgttaggcttacctagtcgtagagactaggtgtcgtcacgacggTTCACGGAGGGGTAACTTGGGCCGTGACACTAATGCATTTCAACCACCTGGAGAATCAAATAAATCTCTTTCAAATTATCTACGGTATTTCACTCATCCTCATTTCATCAGAGACACATCCATAAACGATGAATTTTGCCTTTCTTTTATGGTTTGAGCATAACCAAAGACAAGGGGGGAAATTATGTTGTAACTCCACACTCCTATGTTTAATATGGaccttttttcttctcttctgGTGGATCACACGAAGGAGATGACTAATTAATGAGGAAGAATTGCAGTAAATAGAAGGGATTTGGGGATTTCCGTTAGGTTAGAGGGCAAATTTGAAAACTTTGCTAACAGTGAGGATATATTTGACCCAATAGTATAACGAaggataaatataaataatatatcaAAGTAGAAGGATATATTTGGccattttccctaaaaagaaactaGTGCAAGTTTAACTCCATAGTAATTATTTCATGATAGAAAAAACTCtcaaataacaaaataaaactttttaattgaaaaaacaagaaaagaaaattagACAAAAAGATAGAACAAAGAAAATAAGATAATGATTCATGGGCAATTGGGACCAAGCAAGTTGGAGAAGTATAATGTCCGGTAAATGGCAATATAACTGAAAACTTACACTAATTGCCACGGCCCCAATTTGGAAAATATCAATGGCTACTGCCACTGGTATCTGCTTCCTTAGAACTTCTCTCTTTCAAACTTTTTCTTTTACCTCTAAACCGCACTCTGTTACTCTCTTTGACAACAAAGTTCACTCTTTTCATCTCAGAGCAGCAAATGTAACTCTCTTCTCTTAAAAAGTTTTACACTTTGTACTTGCAATTTTCAAGATTTCGTGATATTCTGAGAAAATGAACTTCTGCTATTTGGGGTTATTTGTCATCTTGGTTTTTCTTATTTTGTTAATCACAGATAGAAGGAAGTGAAATTGAAGGTAAAGAGGAAGTGAGTATCAGTGAAAAGAAGAGAATATTTGTTGCAGGTGCAACTGGGAGCACTGGGAAGAGGATTGTTGAGCAGCTTTTGGCTAAGGGTTTTGCTGTCAAGGCCGGGGTTCTTGATATTGATAAGGCTAAATCAATCTTATCGGGTCCAAACCCTGACCTTCAGATTGTGAGTATTGTTTTATTAATAGATAATTTCTCAATCAGTAGATGATTACGCAGTAAAGTATGGTACTATATAGGTCAAATGTTAAGCACAGAGAAGATTTTGCAATGATGCCTAGTTTAATAGGGGAAATGCCTTTACATTTCATCTAATATATTTTGGGTTATTTGTCCAATTCTATTTGCTTTTTCGTCCTTCATTTTGAATAAGTTTGTAATCTTTTTTCTCTCTCGTAATTTCTTACTTATACTTCATCCTCTGAAATAGCTTGTTTTTGTCCGTGTATTCAGGTAATACTTTTAGTTTAAATAGAAATGGATTAAAATTGGAGATTGCCTCAAAACTTTTAAAATGTGATCATTTAGCATAAAGGTGATTACATTTTTCTCTCTGAGCAATTGATATTGCAAATGTATAGAAAAGATCAAGGAAGAAAGGTAAGTGAATAGCTTAACTTTGGAGTAATAATGTTCAGTTATGTTTTTGAATTATTGTTACGTGAAATCAACTCTATTATGTTATTTTCAGGTTAAAGCGGATGTCACAGAGGGATCAGCAAGGCTAGCTGATGCCATTGGCAATGATTCAGATGCAGTAATATGTGCTACAGGTTTTCGGCGTTCATTGGATTTTCTGGCTCCATGGAAGGTTAGTTAGTAACCTTGGTCatacttaccatatgtagtttgaAAGAGATACTGATTGATCTGTTTGGATGTTCTTTATGATAACATGATTTACAGGATATGCATATTGAtccaaggaaaaaaaaaagaaccaaaCACACACAACACAAACAATTAAAGAAAGAAGTCCAGTTGGGCTTGTTAAGAGTCTGAATTCTATTTCAGTTAGACAGTTTCTTAACATGATGACACACTTTAAATGGGTGCTAGCCATGGGCTCATTCTTCGGCATTGATATAAATTATACCAagtattttttgttcttttaaaACTCACAATGGAGATTTTTGTGAATATGCTACCGAATCTCAATTTCGTAAATTTGCTCTTTCGCGTAAAGAAACTTAATTCCCTTGAAGATTTGTTACActtcagaaaagaaaaatggaggaGTTAACAGTTTCATGTTTCTAAGACTTCATCTGTTTTGGTTTATGGAGAACATTTTCATTCTTTTCTCAGAAACCAGGCAAGTCGGCTGTTACTAACAATTGTTTCTCCGATGGGGTTGTTGGTGTTAattgtgttttttcttttttgttgctatttttctCTTCCTGTTATACCACCCTTTAAACTAGTTCCAGGTTTACTCAAAGCAATTTCAAATACAGACATTTTAGGTTCAATTTAACTTTTAAGGCCATAGCTTCATAAGAATCCTTGTTATAGCGCCCGGAAAACAGGAATCTTGAATGGCATGGTTAAGTAGGTTAAGGCCTACAAGATTGAATTCAGAACAGACTTACTGTCAGAAGACCAAGGGTTGTTTTTTTGAGAATGGTAACATGTTATATATTTGTAGCACGAAGGCTGTGCTAAAGCCATCTATACAGATACCTAAAAAGAACAAAAACCATAGCTATCTTCTATCTCCTACTACAGGGATCCTATGATATCTATCATTGAATCAAAATCCTGTACAAAATCTTCCTTACACCAaaagtgaaacaacaaaagatAGTTCATCTTAAATCTTCTGTAAGGAGTTGCTGTTTCCTTCAAAACATCTATTGTTTCTTTCCTTCTGAATGGTCCACCATATGCATCCTGGGATAATCTTCCACCACTTATTGGAAGACCAGTTAGTATTGAAACTGCAATTCATGTTTCAGGTTTTATGAAAGAATTCCTTGCCTGTAAATAAAAACACCAGACTTGATTTCCTTCCCTAGCCTTTAGCTGGATTGAAAATCATATGTAATTGAGGTTCTGCAAAGCAGCATCAAATATAGTGGCCAAAAATTTAGTGGATTCAAAGGAACAACCATTGAGTTCGAATGTTCTAAAGAAAAACAGCCATTGAGTTCTGATGTTTGCTTAGGTGTTGAATGCTCAAGGCACTAGAAATGTTGAGAGGCTTTTCGTTTGCTTTCAAGAAAAAAACTGAACTTCCCGTAAAGATGTATAGAGTGCGAAACATATCACCTTTACGTTTCCACTGCTCGAGTTTACCTTAAATTTGTATTTTAGATCTATTCTATTCCTTCTCTTTTATAGCCAGTAGCGCCTCTGTTGATATTTTTCTATCCAGATCATTGTTCTCACGACTTTCCCTTGGTTATACTAATTACTCTAGTAAATTATGAAGCAAAATTTTATCAGATATTTGTAGCTCTTCCGCGTCATTGAGGTTGACATGTTGACCCATCTATTGAATCTTGCTGCATTATCTTCTACTTGTTTAACCCCTAGTATACTCATTCTCTTAGGTTGATAACTTTGGGACAGTGAACCTTGTTGAAGCATGCCGAACACTTGGTGTTAAAAGATTCATCCTTATTAGCTCCATTCTGGTCAATGGGGCTGAAATGGGCCAATTGTTTAATCCAGCATATGTATTTCTCAATGTTCTTGGATTGACATTGGTAGCAAAACTCCAAGCTGAACAATATATTCGGAGATCTGGGATCAACTACACAATAGTAAGGCCTGGTGGGCTAAGAAATGATCCACCTCAAGGAAACATCGTAATGGAACAAGAGGTAGTAATATGCAGCTTTCTCATTGTTGTTTTCCATGTCTAGTTATATATTTGTCAACCTGATTTTTCTAAGATGCTCATTGTTTTTCCTCAAAATGTAGGATACCCTATATGAAGGCTCAATATCTAGAGATCAGGTAGCTGAAGTAGCAGTTGAGGCATTACTCCATCCAGAATCTCATTACAAAGTCGTGGAGATAGTAGCTCGTACTGATGCCCCTAAACGTTCATTCGAGGAACTATTTGGTTCCATAAAACAGCACTAACTTGTCAAGGTGATGTTTTCTGTCTAACTTTATACACATTATTTATAAATATAGTTATTTGAAGACCCCAATGTAACAATTCTATTGTGCAAGATCCTTCACTTTTCTCAGGTTCTTGTGCTTTTACAGTTGTTAAAGGTCTGTAGTTGACCACTGTTTTATTATACTGCAGGGAAGCAGAGGCGGCTCAAGCTCATATGGGGCCTAAGGCCAAAGTTTAATATGGGTCCTAATGCCAAAGTTTGTATCTTTGTCAGATTTCTCATAAACTTCTTCTTCAATTTGGATTTTGTTATCATCTGACTCAAAGTTAGTGACTTGTTCATCTACAGAATGTTCTCCTACATTTTGCGatttagtttttttattatttgtcaAAAAATTCTCAAGAGCTCCTTTTTGAGATTTTATTAAATTTtcaacttttcttttcttttggatttttgaatATCCGGATGCATATTTTCTTGTAGACATGTTtatattctaaaaatatgtgcatagtaaaattaataaataacaaataaaaataatacTAGAAAGTTAGAATGATATTACCCGACTAACTGATTCAAGAAGTTTGAAGACTTTGATTCCAAAATATCTAGTTGTTGGCTTGTTGGAGTCTtggagaaagaaagaaatataATAGAAAGAAGATGGGCATCAATAAAAAGGAAGGAAGAAGGTATGTACTATGTCTCATTCTCCTATATGGaatatgaagaatgaaatgaaGTTCAAATGTTGGATTGGGTCTTGGAATTATTTGGGAAGAAGAGCAAAAAGTAAAGTTGTCAAATCAAATCCAAGTGACAACTATTTTTTTAGTACTATTTTAAACTTTACTTTATTAATAtattaaaagtttttctttttttataatgaaaagtaaaaaagtactatatatattatttatttttaaaaaaagataaacCTATAAAATATATAGTATTCCTAAAAAATGGGGCCTTCCAAAATTCGGGGCCTAAGACActtggtaaaaatagcacggtatagtcagttttcggactagtcattcaaaaatagctagcgtttacgaagtcaatgaaaaacaaccactattttgctgcaatagagaccggtccagcataatatactggagttcagtgcacctgtgtatgaactccagcatattatgctggaccgatatactttgctgaccccagtataatatattggagactggagcaccggtgctccaaactccagtatattatactggacaattatacttgctggaactccatcatattatgctggagttccagcatacttatcctggaactccagtataatatgctggagttcaagcatacttatgctggaactccagtataatatactggcgtattttccgggttttgaacagtgttttcgctcaaatttatctttacatgaaaagtggctaaatttcgattacttttgaaactgagctattttttaacgaccagttgtaaatctggctatttttgaatttctcccaagaCACTTGCCTTACGGGGCATTTGCATTtatacccgttttttgtgtcacgttttaacttgtgcccgctttgcaaaaaaaattgcaagcgtacccgctttttcgcataacttcagcatacgaggctgaagtagcaaagacaatcacacaaaacttcagcattctagtagacgagcctgaagtagcaagtgtgctgatgtttttgtttttgtaactggcgaacttcagctctgaagtttttgtttttgtaactagcgaactttagctctagagctgaagtttttgtttttgtaactgacagttgaagtttttgttttgtaactggcgaacttcagctctagaccCATACATTGTAGCAGTTCAAAAACGAAAGGCAAAACAACCATACAAGTTTCATAAATATCAAGGTCCTATGTAATTTCTTATACAGTGGGGTTCTGACTTGGATCTTTAAGAGAAATCTCAATAAGAGTACATCCAGTAATCAAAATAATCATCTCCCAAGTCTTAGTAAATTTTAATATCTGTTGTACCAGTTACGAGGTTTTGTTTTCCTCCTGGGCTTGGCATCGAGGAATGGTAGAACACCGTGAGAAGAAGTTTTAGGTAACTTCAAAACCTCCTCTGATGCCTTTTCTGATTTATGAGCATAGCTCTCCCAAACATTTGTCAGTTTTTCCAACACTCGTCCATTcttcagaaagaagaagaagaagaaaggggactgaaattatttaaaaagtgggtacaagttaaaagttttaaaaaaataggtataggttaaatgggggcgaccaaataagaCACCCCATACAATTTTTACTTGCCTTACCCCATACACCTATAGAGCCGGCCCTGCAGGGAAGCCTGAAACTTTTTTGTAGTTGCCTCGtaatatttcctaataatccaaAGTTTTACAAGTTGGAAGTGAATCGATTAAAACATTAAAAGAGAGCTCCTCTCTTGTTGCATGCTCTTAGACTTGTCTGCTAATTAGGACTTTATAATCTTAAAGCTACCTTTTCTGGTTTACTTTAATTTCAAGATCAAATCTCATGGTTTTCAACAGAAGGCAAAAAAATACTGGGCAAAATACAAAATTGGCCGGCCGGTCGAAACTAAATGCATTCGTTAGCTAAAGTGTATGAaattatatgtatttatatatacaaaaaagatatattttgttggctattATTTTTGGGAGCGACTAAAAATGCATTTgccaaaaatattttgcaaaaacATGCACGAAAAATGTAACAATAGTCACATATATGATAACTTAAGATGTTCAACAAGTTTGACCCCAAGTTTAGGCGTGTAATTGATAAATAGTGCTAAGTTGACGTGGCTATCGTTGTATAGCAGAAATTGGAGTCCAAAacttttttgatgtttttttttggacaaaaaacacTTTTCTACTGCTTAAAAAgagttacataaatgagtaaaatcGGTACTATACTGCGAACTACTTTAACGGAAATTagtccgttaaagtaaaacgcaataCCATATtgcgttttactttaattttttttttgtaattcgcagtacCATACTGTGTTttacttatatttttttttgtaattcactgtataatactgcgttttacttaaacGTATTATTATACTCTTGGTTTTGGCCCACCAATaatgaactgacataacaataattcaatacataaaacgtagtattatactgcgttttacattcggacttgccttatttaaaggcgtttcaattttatgaaaattcattcaatcttcaaacttacgttcatacttctctcttcttcttatcaatcatttttttacaatgtctCAAGTGGCAAAAATAAGGTTTcactatattggggggggggggaggggggaggttgtgttggagaataactatgtgaggtatagctcacctccacaatgtcatgttaaattgccgcttactatggagtacgataaattggtatcgttgttacgtaaaaaaatgaatgagaggTGGCGTTTGGTTAACCTTAaaataaccggtagatttccgtattcagtgacttcgtaggggtttgcttattattctgagtttaacatcgaggatgatgaaactcttagagattttttgcggattccggatgaatacagagaatttattgtaataaaattattgaaaatgttggtcaaggtggaagacgttcccaataatgagggcgtgcatagtagggataacccccagtcatcgggtggttattctggagcagtttttgccggacagattgctaatgaaagagcttgccttatttaaacttgtcaccaccagCGAATCAGCAGCCGCAAAATAATTTTTCAACTTTATATAatcaacaagacgactggtaaacttcaattccgtgggtgctttagcgatgtttattttatgttttaattggatttgtattaacactcatatttttcataggggtaccgtccggatacgaattttacaagttatgaccccgcccctagttggaatatgtatagttctggagtattggaccacggtggtccatccgggagtcatcagcagtagcggcgtccaacttcaccaccgtcccaacaattttgcatcgaacattcttttccacagttgcactttggtggacgaagaggttgagtcatttaatgaaatatttgcttttagtaaaaaaaatcttacttttaatgaaatatttgcttttactaatttttgagcacacaaaataactacaatgatgcagttatttataggcgagacaaaatacataaagcgtggtatagtactgcgttttatggagttgtcttgtcgttctgaaaaagatgaaaaccatgtcaaaaagctggtttattgcagatagttatccttaattattatgcgtgttaattttaATAtctttagaattgtgtgtgttagcttaataaataaaataattaattatgtttaaaattggactgaataattatgtttggattccaggctcgatatttgaggctcgGTAGCatcgagttatccttaattattatgcgtgttaatttcaacatttttagaattgtgtgtgttagcttaataaattaaataattaattatgtttaaaattggactgaataattatgtatgagttccaggctcgatatttgaggcccgatagcaccgagttatccttaattattatgcgtgttaatttcaacatttttagaattgtgtgtgttagcttaataaattaaataattaattatgtttaaaattggactgtataattatgtatgggttccaggctcgatatttgagttaattttacaacatatattaatttgttacttttctaagtttattgttataaattaaataattaattttgtaaagtgtaattggacagagtttgcagttactacatacttaaactacatagactctacgctaaaaggctctacatttactacgctaaaaggctctatattttacaacactaaaatgctctatattttactacgctaaaatgctatttattttactacactaaaaggtcaatattacat contains:
- the LOC104211639 gene encoding uncharacterized protein At2g34460, chloroplastic-like, producing the protein MATATGICFLRTSLFQTFSFTSKPHSVTLFDNKVHSFHLRAANIEGSEIEGKEEVSISEKKRIFVAGATGSTGKRIVEQLLAKGFAVKAGVLDIDKAKSILSGPNPDLQIVKADVTEGSARLADAIGNDSDAVICATGFRRSLDFLAPWKVDNFGTVNLVEACRTLGVKRFILISSILVNGAEMGQLFNPAYVFLNVLGLTLVAKLQAEQYIRRSGINYTIVRPGGLRNDPPQGNIVMEQEDTLYEGSISRDQVAEVAVEALLHPESHYKVVEIVARTDAPKRSFEELFGSIKQH